Proteins found in one Salinimonas lutimaris genomic segment:
- the yceD gene encoding 23S rRNA accumulation protein YceD, with product MQKVKLPHQVDPVKSAVKRSDYQGVIASKDLGRLLDAVVRCDDWVNAEVQFSKDAQGLTVFHGHLSTQVSLICQRCNGEFDHALNVDFCFSPVQGSDEIDTLPEAYDPVEVNDHGEVSLLHLFEDELIIALPIIPLHAEEECNIGKDDMTFGKLEPEQERPNPFAVLKELKRDQE from the coding sequence ATGCAGAAAGTGAAATTACCTCATCAAGTCGACCCGGTTAAAAGTGCGGTTAAACGCTCTGATTATCAGGGAGTTATAGCCAGCAAAGATCTGGGGCGGTTGCTCGATGCAGTTGTCCGGTGTGATGACTGGGTGAACGCAGAAGTACAGTTTTCAAAAGACGCGCAGGGTCTTACTGTTTTTCACGGTCACTTGTCCACACAGGTATCACTTATCTGTCAGCGGTGTAATGGTGAATTTGACCATGCGTTAAATGTCGACTTTTGTTTCAGCCCGGTGCAGGGGTCCGATGAAATCGACACGTTACCCGAAGCTTACGATCCGGTAGAGGTCAACGACCATGGAGAAGTCAGTTTACTTCATTTATTTGAAGACGAATTGATTATCGCTTTACCGATTATACCCCTTCATGCAGAGGAGGAGTGTAATATCGGCAAAGATGATATGACATTTGGAAAGCTGGAACCGGAACAAGAGCGACCAAACCCTTTCGCGGTTTTGAAAGAACTTAAGCGAGACCAGGAGTAA
- the rpmF gene encoding 50S ribosomal protein L32: MAVQQNRKTRSKRGMRRSHDALTGATLSVDSTSGETHRRHHVTADGYYKGKKVIAR, encoded by the coding sequence ATGGCAGTACAACAAAATCGTAAAACGCGTTCTAAGCGCGGCATGCGTCGTTCACACGATGCATTGACAGGCGCGACTTTGTCTGTCGATTCAACGTCAGGTGAAACGCATCGTCGTCACCACGTGACGGCTGACGGTTACTACAAAGGCAAAAAAGTTATCGCTCGCTAA
- a CDS encoding class II aldolase/adducin family protein, translating into MQQDNLADKLTIGAKKFPLFSIPEFPDKQAQQQYEKQRLAGAFRLFSKYGFDEGLAGHISLRDCIEPDTFWVNPVGMHFGLITASSLVRVSHAGDIVEGHAPINNAAFAIHSRIHAAHPDINAVAHSHTTYGRAFAALGEPLLPISQDACMFFENHRVFSEFNGVVADTQEGDLIAEALSGNSAVILQNHGLLTAGKTVDAAAANFVMLDSCCHSQLLAQAAGTVRLIDPATARKTRAMNGSDLVTWGNFQPMYQKLLSEDDSFLN; encoded by the coding sequence ATGCAACAAGATAATCTGGCTGACAAACTCACTATTGGGGCAAAAAAGTTTCCGCTGTTCTCTATCCCTGAGTTTCCTGATAAACAAGCTCAGCAGCAATATGAAAAGCAACGTCTGGCCGGGGCTTTCCGGCTATTTTCAAAATATGGATTTGATGAAGGACTGGCCGGACATATTTCTTTGCGCGACTGTATCGAACCTGACACATTCTGGGTTAACCCGGTCGGCATGCATTTTGGTCTGATCACCGCCTCGTCGCTGGTCAGAGTATCCCATGCCGGAGACATTGTTGAAGGTCACGCGCCTATCAATAATGCTGCTTTTGCGATCCATTCGCGCATTCACGCGGCCCACCCGGATATCAACGCGGTGGCACACTCACACACCACCTATGGCAGAGCCTTTGCCGCGTTGGGCGAACCTTTGCTGCCTATCTCACAGGATGCCTGCATGTTTTTTGAAAATCACCGTGTTTTCAGTGAATTTAACGGCGTTGTAGCAGATACTCAGGAAGGAGACTTAATTGCTGAGGCTTTAAGTGGTAACAGCGCGGTTATTTTGCAGAATCACGGTCTGCTGACAGCAGGTAAAACGGTTGACGCAGCGGCGGCAAATTTTGTCATGCTCGATAGCTGTTGCCATAGTCAGCTACTCGCTCAGGCTGCTGGCACGGTGCGCCTGATAGATCCGGCCACGGCACGAAAAACCCGGGCAATGAACGGCTCTGATTTAGTGACCTGGGGGAATTTTCAACCGATGTACCAGAAACTGTTGAGTGAAGACGACAGCTTTTTAAATTGA
- a CDS encoding LysR family transcriptional regulator yields the protein MHSKFDLNLFNVLVAIYEQGSITAAANQLCLTQPAVSHALGRLRESLGDPLFERQGRRMVPTRRCHTMLPNVQKALESLYVSASQTESADLRSVTRTVNLGLRDITESALLPPLLTQLRDHAPKVQLRSTHVPMADISQKLEKGELDIAIDAMMPVNHHIMQMPVRQESFVLLCRPGHPIEKRPGLKAYIQSRHVLVSVKRSEVNHVDMALAQQGYRRNIALICEHYLAAARIASESDYLLTLPRIYLEAILKVVPLSVLPVPMPLPLLPVHMYWHCANDKEPLLESVREWLLNICNGLNNERAGQTFDAFAAG from the coding sequence ATGCATAGTAAATTCGATCTTAACCTGTTCAATGTGCTGGTGGCCATTTACGAGCAAGGGTCAATTACCGCAGCCGCAAACCAATTGTGTCTGACCCAGCCGGCAGTCAGCCACGCACTTGGGCGACTCAGGGAGTCGCTGGGTGATCCGCTGTTTGAACGTCAGGGACGTCGAATGGTGCCAACCCGGCGTTGTCACACCATGCTCCCCAATGTACAAAAAGCGCTGGAAAGTTTATATGTAAGTGCCAGTCAGACCGAATCGGCTGACTTACGGTCGGTGACTCGTACCGTGAATCTGGGACTCAGAGATATCACTGAGTCGGCCTTGCTGCCACCGCTGCTTACACAGCTGCGTGACCATGCGCCTAAGGTACAGCTGCGAAGTACTCACGTTCCCATGGCTGATATCTCGCAAAAACTGGAAAAAGGCGAGCTGGATATTGCCATTGATGCGATGATGCCGGTTAACCATCATATTATGCAGATGCCGGTTCGCCAGGAGTCGTTTGTGTTATTGTGCCGGCCTGGCCACCCCATCGAAAAGCGCCCCGGCCTGAAAGCCTATATTCAAAGCCGGCATGTGCTGGTATCGGTGAAGCGCTCTGAGGTCAACCATGTCGATATGGCGCTGGCGCAGCAGGGTTACCGCCGTAATATTGCGCTTATCTGTGAGCATTATCTGGCCGCGGCACGGATCGCCAGTGAAAGTGATTATCTGCTGACCTTGCCACGGATATATCTGGAAGCCATTTTAAAGGTCGTGCCCTTATCAGTACTCCCGGTGCCAATGCCATTACCTTTATTGCCGGTACATATGTACTGGCACTGTGCCAACGACAAGGAGCCACTGCTGGAGAGTGTCCGGGAATGGCTGCTGAATATCTGTAACGGTCTTAATAACGAGCGGGCCGGACAGACATTTGATGCATTTGCTGCTGGTTAG
- a CDS encoding bile acid:sodium symporter family protein yields MTASVLTDYLLPLCLACIMFGIGLSLTLSDFSRLIKKPGCVLTGLAGQIIVMPVIAIACAALAITLAGLSPAMAMGIVLLAACPGGTMSNLMSHLLRADTALSVTLTALSTLICIITTPLLIGLGYTLFSPSSTQAISVAGITTGLLLMALFPVALGMTMRHLTPLQATRLEPGFQRFSLIFLGLLIVGMVVREWSLLINSGFMLIGLALLLSLLTSLCGWFSGRAGRLTLTIRRTLCIEVGIQNAALAMVIALSILEQPELAVFPGLYGIIMYLCPALICLASGRDYQASAAKERPRSLETNP; encoded by the coding sequence ATGACCGCTTCAGTGCTGACCGATTATTTACTTCCGCTGTGTCTGGCCTGCATCATGTTCGGGATCGGCTTATCTCTTACCCTGTCCGATTTTTCCCGCCTGATTAAAAAACCGGGCTGCGTATTGACCGGCCTGGCGGGTCAGATTATCGTTATGCCGGTTATTGCTATTGCCTGCGCCGCGCTGGCGATCACCCTTGCCGGACTGTCACCGGCGATGGCCATGGGAATAGTGCTGCTAGCCGCCTGCCCCGGCGGTACTATGTCGAACCTGATGAGTCATTTGCTGCGCGCAGATACCGCCTTGTCTGTCACGCTTACAGCCCTGTCCACCCTGATTTGCATTATAACTACGCCGCTGCTGATCGGCCTGGGTTACACTTTATTTTCTCCGTCCAGTACCCAGGCTATATCCGTGGCGGGTATCACCACCGGCCTGTTACTGATGGCCTTATTCCCGGTAGCGCTGGGGATGACAATGCGACATCTAACGCCGCTTCAGGCAACTCGTCTGGAGCCTGGTTTCCAGCGTTTCTCCCTGATCTTTCTGGGTCTGCTGATTGTCGGAATGGTTGTAAGGGAATGGTCACTACTGATAAACAGCGGCTTTATGTTAATTGGACTAGCACTGCTGCTCAGTCTGCTTACATCACTGTGCGGCTGGTTCAGTGGCCGTGCGGGCAGGCTTACGCTGACCATTCGCCGGACCTTGTGTATAGAGGTGGGCATTCAAAATGCAGCGCTTGCTATGGTGATTGCACTGAGCATTCTTGAACAGCCTGAGCTGGCAGTATTTCCCGGGCTGTACGGTATTATTATGTACCTGTGCCCTGCCCTGATATGTTTAGCGTCGGGTAGAGATTATCAGGCGTCTGCCGCTAAAGAGCGTCCCCGGTCACTGGAAACTAACCCATAA
- a CDS encoding HAD family hydrolase, whose product MKQYKLVIFDWDGTVMDSVGKIVQCMQIAARQCDLPVPDAAAVGNIIGISLHPAIKILFNLSDDAAADTVVAAYKAAYLEQDVTPCPMFDGAVDMFAALHQQGLTLAVATGKARRGLDRAWRNTATGRFFSASRTACEAQSKPSSDMLEQLLRETGVDVSDAVMIGDTVYDMQMAEHIGMDRVGVTYGVHDSARLQAHSPVYIADSIEQLHQFLARA is encoded by the coding sequence ATGAAGCAGTATAAACTGGTTATTTTTGACTGGGACGGCACGGTGATGGACTCGGTTGGCAAAATTGTGCAGTGTATGCAAATCGCTGCCCGCCAGTGTGACCTGCCAGTACCTGATGCCGCCGCGGTGGGCAACATTATCGGCATCAGTCTGCACCCGGCAATAAAGATTCTGTTTAATCTGTCTGACGACGCTGCTGCTGATACGGTAGTGGCAGCGTACAAAGCCGCTTACCTTGAACAGGACGTGACACCTTGCCCGATGTTCGACGGAGCCGTGGATATGTTCGCGGCACTGCATCAGCAAGGTCTTACACTGGCTGTGGCAACAGGCAAAGCGCGCCGGGGTCTTGACAGAGCCTGGCGTAATACCGCTACCGGTCGGTTCTTCAGTGCCTCACGTACAGCGTGTGAAGCGCAGTCAAAGCCTTCCTCAGACATGCTGGAGCAGCTGTTGCGCGAAACCGGAGTGGATGTGTCTGACGCGGTCATGATTGGCGATACTGTGTATGACATGCAGATGGCCGAACACATTGGCATGGACCGGGTTGGTGTCACCTACGGAGTCCATGATTCCGCGCGTCTGCAGGCGCACAGTCCGGTTTATATTGCCGATTCAATAGAACAGCTGCATCAGTTTCTGGCCCGGGCTTAG
- the rluC gene encoding 23S rRNA pseudouridine(955/2504/2580) synthase RluC — protein sequence MNEEAPLKVRFVTVDADLAGQRVDNFLRTQLKGVPKSMIYRILRKGEVRVNKGRVKPEYKLKADDVVRVPPVRVSEQTDKPNPKLEKVASLEAHILYEDDRIMVINKPSGIAVHGGSGLSFGLIEGLRALRPAAAFLELVHRLDRDTSGCILIAKKRSALRHMHEQLRNGQMDKRYHALVAGSWPQNRFKVKAPLRKNVLQSGERLVSVSEDGKPSETRYRILQSYTDATLLEASPITGRTHQIRVHCLHAGHPIAGDTKYGQAEFDARMKKAGLSRLFLHAASISLLHPKTEQPVKFEAPHDEQLARTLEALS from the coding sequence ATGAATGAAGAAGCCCCATTAAAAGTCCGTTTTGTAACGGTGGACGCCGATCTGGCAGGTCAGCGTGTCGATAATTTTTTGCGTACCCAGCTAAAAGGCGTGCCAAAGAGCATGATTTACCGCATTTTGCGCAAGGGTGAGGTGCGTGTAAATAAAGGCCGGGTGAAACCCGAATACAAGCTCAAGGCCGATGACGTAGTCCGGGTACCGCCGGTCAGGGTCTCTGAGCAGACCGACAAACCCAATCCTAAATTGGAAAAAGTGGCATCGCTGGAAGCGCATATCCTGTACGAGGATGACCGCATAATGGTGATTAACAAGCCCTCCGGCATTGCGGTGCATGGCGGCAGCGGCCTGAGTTTTGGACTGATTGAAGGGTTGCGGGCCCTGCGGCCGGCGGCCGCTTTTCTGGAACTGGTACACCGGCTGGACCGGGATACCTCTGGGTGTATCCTGATTGCGAAAAAGCGCTCTGCGCTGCGTCATATGCACGAACAGCTCAGAAACGGGCAGATGGATAAGCGCTACCATGCGCTGGTTGCCGGCAGTTGGCCGCAAAACCGGTTTAAGGTGAAAGCGCCGCTGCGTAAAAATGTGCTGCAGTCCGGTGAACGTCTGGTGAGTGTCAGCGAGGATGGCAAGCCTTCTGAAACCCGGTATCGTATTTTACAGTCTTATACTGATGCCACGCTGCTTGAAGCGTCGCCGATTACCGGACGTACGCACCAGATCCGGGTCCATTGTCTGCATGCCGGCCACCCCATTGCCGGCGACACTAAATATGGTCAGGCAGAGTTTGATGCGCGGATGAAAAAAGCCGGACTAAGCCGTTTATTTCTGCATGCTGCCAGTATCAGTCTGCTGCATCCTAAAACCGAGCAGCCGGTGAAGTTTGAAGCGCCTCATGATGAGCAACTGGCACGCACGCTGGAGGCGTTGTCATGA
- a CDS encoding GNAT family N-acetyltransferase → MKIIRDDLSGDTIARFLQQHIQDMQSVSPPESKHALDLDGLRQPDIQFWSVWLEDDLVGCCAIKQLTRTHGEIKSMRVAQQARNKGVATFMLQHLIKHADSCGLSRLSLETGTMDFFAPARRLYEKSGFVSCPPFAQYQCDPNSCFYTLTLA, encoded by the coding sequence ATGAAAATAATACGAGACGATCTTAGCGGCGACACCATTGCCCGCTTTCTTCAACAACATATTCAGGACATGCAGTCGGTATCACCGCCAGAGAGCAAGCATGCGCTTGATTTGGACGGTTTGCGACAGCCTGACATTCAGTTCTGGTCGGTGTGGCTTGAAGATGATCTGGTTGGCTGTTGCGCTATTAAGCAGCTGACCAGAACGCACGGCGAGATAAAATCAATGCGGGTGGCACAACAGGCACGCAATAAAGGGGTTGCCACTTTTATGCTTCAGCACCTGATAAAACATGCCGACTCTTGTGGGCTCTCACGTCTGAGCCTGGAAACAGGAACCATGGATTTTTTCGCCCCCGCTCGCCGCTTATATGAAAAATCTGGCTTTGTTTCCTGCCCGCCTTTTGCTCAGTATCAGTGCGATCCTAACAGTTGTTTTTATACACTGACGCTGGCATGA
- a CDS encoding Maf family protein has protein sequence MRVKGLIQAVAKNLVSLIAILYTLLKPITLYGHKFKRVTIMCKLLLASSSAYRQAQLAAIGIQAKAVAPDIDETPLDDEAPANLARRLAEQKARKVAALYPDHLTIGSDQVAVVTIDGVAHKLGKPGTPKKAREQLAMCAGKVVTFYTAVAVYKAQTQQMASATETVDVHFLPLSDEAIARYVDAEQPLDCAGSFKAEGRGALLFSRVTSRDPNTLIGLPVMLLRDLLAGFKVDLLALATGV, from the coding sequence TTGCGTGTCAAAGGTTTAATACAGGCGGTAGCAAAAAATCTTGTTAGCCTGATTGCCATACTTTACACCCTGCTAAAGCCCATTACACTGTACGGCCATAAATTCAAACGGGTCACCATCATGTGCAAACTTCTGCTAGCTTCTTCATCAGCCTATCGCCAGGCTCAACTGGCCGCCATCGGTATTCAGGCTAAAGCAGTTGCTCCGGACATTGACGAAACCCCGCTTGACGATGAAGCCCCGGCCAATCTGGCCAGGCGACTGGCCGAGCAAAAAGCCAGAAAAGTGGCTGCTCTTTACCCTGACCATCTCACCATCGGTTCAGATCAGGTCGCGGTGGTCACTATTGATGGTGTGGCGCATAAACTGGGAAAACCGGGCACCCCGAAGAAGGCCCGCGAGCAGCTGGCAATGTGTGCCGGTAAAGTCGTGACCTTTTATACCGCTGTGGCAGTGTATAAAGCACAGACTCAGCAAATGGCCAGCGCCACCGAAACGGTCGACGTGCACTTTTTACCGCTGAGCGATGAGGCGATAGCACGCTATGTGGATGCTGAGCAGCCACTGGACTGCGCCGGCAGCTTTAAGGCAGAAGGTCGTGGCGCACTGTTATTTTCCCGGGTGACCAGCCGTGACCCCAACACCCTGATAGGTCTGCCGGTGATGCTGCTTCGTGATCTGCTGGCCGGCTTTAAGGTAGATTTGCTGGCGCTGGCTACCGGCGTCTGA
- the rne gene encoding ribonuclease E: protein MKRMLINAIQQEELRVALVDGQRLYDLDIESPGHEQKKANIYKGKITRVEPSLEAAFVDYGAERHGFLPLKEIARTYFPKGYKFEGRPNIKDVIKEGQEVIVQIDKEERGQKGAALTTFLSLAGSYLVLMPNNPRAGGISRRIEGDERTDLKQALSKLELPDGMGLIVRTAGVGKSYEELEWDLRVLLKHWDAISEEAGKRPAPFLIHQESNVIVRAIRDYLRRDIGEILVDKTAVYEQALQHIQLVRPDFASRVKKYDGDVPLFSHYQIESQIESAFQREVRLPSGGSIVIDPTEALTSIDINSARATKGGDIEETALNTNLEAADEIARQLRLRDAGGLVVIDFIDMTPVRHQREVENRLKEAVRSDRARVQLGRISRFGLLEMSRQRLRPSLGESSHRVCPRCSGHGTIRGTESLALSILRIIEEEAIKDNTGQIEAQLPVAVATYLLNEKRKSINVIEKRYNVSLLIIPNANIETPHYEVTRRRPEEVISDVSYDVKLIETPDTEADKPTAAPAKREEPAIKGMVAPDAAPVVPPKPEVSTQPAAQSGGGLFSRIAKWLSSLFGAPATEQQEAKAEPEQKKSTSEQRPRNNDNRNRKPRNNNNRNRRGKSQGEHSERDDNRGQGNNRSADNNQDDKPRQSGNQKSGQGNRKPRKPREDKPEQKQDQDVAVQAGDNTDTQQQPPKKKQLAERRKRRDMRRSVRVNKDGSPVELAQTSQTTEASVQQPEQDAAKETKAQKPSRKPKAAPKADKVEEQPAEQVSDQGTAEVTEQSGQDDNKRDNNGNSRGRSRRSPRHVRAAGQRRKKEQGQQEDDSNAEIISGGEQSKAGQAAIAQTPDQAIKAAPVGWNEEADNTEAQRKENDSAQPDTSETASDVTPAQPVVERKDTIAEPVEPPAKLDADTFTEQAESASADQVTDNAVSDDSPAKAQQDELALDMPQAEDKPARKPREKYHADGQRVEQQSQPQQVEIELEEQTASVAPESTVAAAKADEVSEPEVAEQRRETTSHADVETPAETPVPAPVTTEAASKQTDKVSQAVATTVAEAVLNSLAASSRGKVNVSHPMALPAQVEATFGDLTLTAKEDDSRPALAVSGRTATLAHSHTSASAPPTKPQSSDAA from the coding sequence ATGAAAAGAATGTTAATTAATGCAATTCAGCAAGAAGAATTGCGTGTTGCCCTGGTAGACGGGCAACGTTTGTACGATTTGGATATCGAAAGCCCGGGACACGAGCAGAAAAAAGCCAATATTTATAAAGGCAAAATTACCCGTGTTGAACCCAGCCTGGAAGCTGCTTTTGTTGACTATGGCGCAGAACGTCATGGTTTCCTCCCGCTAAAAGAAATTGCCCGCACCTACTTCCCTAAAGGTTATAAATTTGAAGGCCGCCCAAACATCAAAGATGTGATCAAGGAAGGTCAGGAAGTCATTGTTCAGATTGACAAAGAAGAACGAGGTCAGAAAGGCGCTGCGCTAACCACATTTTTATCACTGGCAGGCAGCTACCTGGTACTGATGCCAAACAACCCCCGGGCGGGCGGTATCAGCCGTCGTATTGAAGGCGATGAGCGGACCGACCTGAAACAGGCGCTTAGCAAGCTAGAATTGCCTGATGGCATGGGCCTGATTGTACGTACTGCCGGTGTTGGCAAGTCGTATGAAGAACTGGAATGGGACCTGCGGGTACTGCTTAAACACTGGGATGCCATTAGCGAAGAAGCCGGCAAACGCCCTGCGCCTTTTCTTATTCACCAGGAAAGTAATGTTATCGTACGCGCTATCCGGGATTATCTGCGCCGTGACATTGGTGAGATTCTGGTGGATAAAACCGCCGTGTATGAGCAGGCCTTACAGCATATCCAACTGGTACGCCCTGATTTTGCCAGCCGGGTGAAAAAATACGATGGTGATGTGCCGCTGTTCAGTCATTATCAGATTGAAAGTCAGATTGAGTCTGCTTTTCAGCGTGAAGTTCGTCTGCCATCCGGTGGCTCGATTGTCATCGACCCCACCGAAGCACTGACCTCAATTGATATCAACTCCGCCCGCGCAACAAAAGGCGGTGATATTGAAGAAACGGCCCTAAACACTAATCTGGAAGCGGCTGACGAGATTGCCCGCCAGTTACGTTTGCGTGATGCCGGTGGGCTGGTCGTTATCGACTTTATCGATATGACGCCGGTTCGCCATCAGCGCGAAGTAGAAAATCGTCTGAAAGAGGCGGTGCGTTCTGATCGCGCCCGTGTTCAGCTTGGTCGTATATCTCGCTTTGGTCTGCTGGAAATGTCCCGTCAGCGTCTGCGTCCGTCACTGGGTGAGTCCAGTCATCGGGTCTGTCCGCGCTGTTCCGGGCATGGCACCATTCGTGGTACTGAGTCTCTGGCACTGTCTATTCTGCGTATTATCGAAGAAGAGGCGATTAAAGATAACACTGGTCAGATTGAGGCACAGTTGCCTGTGGCTGTTGCCACGTACCTGCTTAATGAAAAGCGTAAATCCATCAATGTGATTGAAAAACGCTATAATGTATCGCTGCTGATTATTCCTAACGCGAATATTGAAACGCCACATTATGAAGTGACCCGTCGTCGTCCCGAAGAAGTTATCTCTGATGTCAGTTACGATGTAAAACTGATTGAAACTCCGGACACCGAGGCAGACAAGCCAACAGCGGCACCAGCCAAGCGTGAAGAGCCTGCGATTAAAGGCATGGTAGCACCAGATGCCGCCCCTGTGGTTCCGCCAAAACCAGAAGTCAGCACGCAACCTGCTGCGCAGTCAGGTGGTGGTCTGTTCAGCCGGATTGCCAAATGGCTAAGTAGCCTGTTTGGCGCGCCTGCTACCGAGCAGCAAGAAGCCAAGGCCGAACCAGAGCAGAAGAAGTCGACTTCTGAGCAGCGGCCACGCAACAACGACAATCGCAACCGTAAACCTCGTAATAACAATAACCGCAACCGTCGCGGCAAATCTCAGGGCGAGCACAGCGAGCGCGATGATAATCGTGGACAAGGCAATAACCGCAGTGCAGATAACAATCAGGACGATAAGCCACGTCAGTCTGGTAACCAAAAATCTGGCCAGGGCAATAGAAAGCCACGCAAGCCAAGAGAAGACAAACCAGAACAAAAGCAGGATCAGGACGTTGCCGTTCAGGCCGGTGATAACACCGATACCCAACAGCAGCCGCCGAAGAAAAAACAGCTGGCAGAGCGTCGTAAACGTCGCGATATGCGTCGTAGTGTGCGGGTAAATAAAGATGGTAGCCCGGTTGAACTGGCCCAGACATCACAGACAACTGAAGCTAGTGTTCAGCAGCCCGAACAGGATGCTGCTAAAGAAACCAAAGCGCAAAAGCCGTCAAGAAAACCAAAAGCTGCACCAAAAGCCGACAAAGTAGAAGAGCAGCCTGCAGAGCAAGTCTCTGATCAAGGTACCGCAGAAGTCACTGAACAGTCTGGTCAGGATGACAACAAGCGTGACAATAACGGTAACAGCCGTGGACGTAGTCGTCGTTCTCCACGCCATGTTCGTGCTGCTGGTCAGCGTCGTAAGAAAGAACAGGGCCAGCAGGAAGACGACAGCAACGCTGAAATTATTAGTGGCGGCGAGCAGTCTAAAGCAGGTCAGGCAGCAATTGCGCAAACGCCGGATCAGGCCATTAAGGCTGCACCGGTTGGCTGGAACGAAGAAGCTGATAATACTGAAGCTCAACGCAAAGAGAATGACTCTGCACAGCCTGACACCAGTGAGACAGCCAGTGACGTTACTCCGGCCCAACCTGTGGTAGAGCGTAAAGACACGATTGCCGAGCCGGTTGAGCCACCTGCCAAACTGGATGCTGATACATTCACTGAGCAGGCGGAGTCTGCCAGTGCTGACCAAGTGACTGATAACGCGGTCAGTGATGATTCGCCAGCTAAGGCTCAACAGGACGAACTGGCTCTGGATATGCCTCAGGCAGAGGACAAGCCAGCCCGTAAACCCCGGGAAAAGTATCACGCCGATGGTCAACGGGTTGAGCAACAGAGTCAGCCTCAGCAGGTTGAAATTGAGCTGGAAGAGCAGACTGCATCTGTTGCACCAGAGTCAACCGTGGCTGCAGCCAAAGCCGACGAGGTCAGCGAGCCGGAAGTTGCGGAGCAACGTCGTGAAACAACCAGCCATGCTGATGTGGAGACACCAGCCGAAACACCAGTGCCGGCCCCGGTAACAACAGAAGCGGCTTCAAAACAGACTGATAAGGTCTCACAAGCGGTAGCGACAACAGTGGCTGAAGCGGTGTTGAACAGTCTGGCGGCAAGTAGTCGCGGTAAAGTGAATGTGTCTCATCCGATGGCCCTGCCTGCCCAGGTAGAAGCCACCTTTGGTGACCTGACACTCACCGCCAAAGAGGACGACAGTCGCCCTGCGCTGGCAGTGTCCGGACGCACGGCAACGCTGGCTCACAGCCATACCAGTGCTTCTGCGCCGCCGACCAAGCCACAAAGCAGTGATGCGGCATAA
- a CDS encoding phosphotransferase, whose amino-acid sequence MSDVQPEFVQWVSRVLHDPDITHFNLLQTLWSGYGQCFRFYSPRLQTNLVAKAISPPARPQHPKGWHTTDSHQRKLDSYAIEHHFYQHYPAKLTHCPVPALLASDKHNHQRLLIMQDLDVLGYTARHTSLTLDQAQPVIAYLAGFHAALMDVQDASLWQWGSYWHLPTRRQEWAAMPEGELKRQAGAIHQTLAQARFTTVIHGDAKVANFCFSDNGARVAAVDFQYPGRGTGVQDLAYFIGSALSDDDQLHGLDRCLDTYFNALRQALAPQYSAQEVEREWRELYPFACADFQRFLSGWSPQHFKLNQALEAQTRLALAKLNRTPANNA is encoded by the coding sequence ATGTCTGATGTTCAGCCCGAATTTGTTCAGTGGGTAAGCCGGGTTTTACACGACCCGGACATTACCCACTTTAATTTGTTACAAACCTTATGGAGCGGCTACGGCCAGTGCTTCCGGTTTTATTCGCCCAGATTACAAACCAATCTGGTTGCCAAGGCAATCAGCCCCCCTGCCCGGCCACAGCACCCAAAAGGCTGGCACACCACAGACAGTCACCAGCGTAAGCTTGACTCCTATGCCATCGAGCATCATTTTTATCAGCATTACCCGGCTAAACTCACTCATTGTCCGGTTCCGGCATTACTTGCCAGTGATAAGCATAACCATCAGCGATTGCTTATCATGCAAGACCTCGATGTGCTGGGCTATACCGCCCGCCATACCAGCCTGACGCTGGATCAGGCTCAGCCGGTTATTGCCTATCTGGCCGGTTTTCACGCCGCCCTGATGGACGTCCAAGATGCCAGTTTATGGCAATGGGGCAGTTACTGGCATCTGCCAACCCGTCGCCAGGAATGGGCAGCCATGCCCGAGGGCGAACTGAAACGTCAGGCCGGCGCCATTCATCAGACACTGGCCCAGGCCCGGTTCACTACCGTGATTCATGGCGATGCCAAAGTGGCTAACTTTTGTTTCAGTGACAACGGAGCCCGGGTGGCAGCAGTGGACTTTCAGTATCCCGGCAGAGGCACGGGTGTGCAGGATCTGGCGTACTTTATTGGCAGCGCCCTGTCTGATGATGACCAGCTTCATGGTCTCGACAGGTGCTTAGATACTTATTTTAACGCTTTGAGACAGGCGCTGGCGCCGCAGTATAGTGCGCAGGAGGTTGAGCGCGAGTGGCGTGAGCTGTATCCGTTTGCCTGCGCTGACTTTCAGCGTTTTTTAAGCGGCTGGAGCCCGCAGCACTTTAAATTAAACCAGGCCCTTGAAGCACAGACACGTCTGGCACTGGCGAAGCTTAACCGCACTCCCGCCAACAATGCCTAA